TAGTTTATTAGGAAATCTAGGGGTTGCAAAGCATATAGAGTAAAGGACTTTTGTGCAGTTTATTCATAAATTTTGTTGAAAGATCTCTTAATAAAAGGTGCAACAGAGTATATAATCGAATTATCTCAAGAAAATATTCTTATGAAGATGTTActacattttttttcttcatgtttCCATAAACTTTATTTTAATATAAGTTCTTAAATTTGTCTAAATTTGAATTTGTCTCGCAATTTTTTCAtaacatgtgtgtgtgtgtgtgtttgaagaaactttaaaaattatgtaaaatatttaagaaactaaaaatagtttttggaattttgaagtagTCAAGGCGAAAAGAAAcattcagaaaagaaaaaaaaaaggccacaagaaacacactatttttcttttgttataaaataaagaccgtaaagtaaataaatcgaaaacaagtatatagagattgatatattattcaaacttcaaacttatgtacataatgaattaaaaacccctctatttatagaaaaaaggaAGCAGCTGtaaggcttttcaggaagcagctgcaaggcttttctttagctgattgtaagctgtctgcatgagctacTTACAACCtgtctgtttaataagaagccgatgcaaatcatttcattgagctgcttacAACCTGCCtacatcagctgcttgtagataaacttcaacagagtactaaatggataatcttcttcaggaagattatctatagcggagtaataaatggacattcacaatataattattttcataacactcccccttggatgtttattaaaaggtattgtgcctcgttaaaaccttactaggaaaagcctagtgaaaaaaatcctagtgaaggaaaaagagtacgcatatttagtaatacgcatttctagctggctcattaaaaatcttataaggaaaaccacgtggaaaaaaaccttagtaagaaaaaaagagtacatcgcatattttactccccctgatgaaaaccttattttaaatatttgagtctccgcattccaatcttatataccatcttctcaaaagttgaagttggcaaagatttaatGAATAAATCTGtcagattgtcacttgaacggatttgttacacatcaatgtcaccatttttctgaagatcgtgtgtgtagaataattttggtaaaatgtgcttcgttctatctccttttataatttctcccttcaattgggctatgcatgcagcattgtcttcgtataaaattgtgggtcttttctcattccaaaccatatttttctcgaataaaatgaattattgatctcaaccatacgcattccctacttgcttcatgaatagctattatttcagcatgatttgaagaagtagcgacaatagattgctttgtggagcgtcatgatatgatagtacctccacatgtaaacacgtacccggtttgagatctagctttatggggatcagataaataacctgtaTATGCATAACCAATAAGATCTgtactatctttgttagcataaaacaaattcatatcaagagttccctttaaatatcgcaatatatgcttaatctcgttccaatgtctccgtgtaggagaaaaactatatcttgctagtaaattaacagaaaatgctatgtcaggcattgtagcattagcaagatacattagtgcaccaattgcactgagatagggtacttcgggaccaaggagttcttcatcctcttctggaggtcggaacaaatctttattcacttcaagtgatcgaacaaccattggtatactcaatgggtgcgctttgtccatataaaatcgttttaagaccctttctgtataggcagattgatggataaagatcccgtctgctaaatgttcaatttgcagaccaagacaaagttttgtctttccaagatatttcatctcaaattctttcttaagatattcaattgccttttggagctcttctggagttccaacaagatttatatcatcaacataaacagcaagtataacaaattctgaagccattttctttataaaaatacatggacaaataacattatttatgtaaccctctttcagcaaatattcactgaggcgattataccacatgcgcccagattgctttaaactgtacaaagatctttgtaatctgattgagtacattttttgagattttgaatatgcttcaggcattttaaatccttcggggattttcatgtaaaattcattatcaagtgacccgtatagataagctgtaaccacaCCCATTAGAtttatttcaagcctttcacgtaaggctaaattGATGaaatatcgaaatgttatggcatccataacaggtgaatatgtttcttcataatcgactcctggtcgttgtgagaatccttgtgcaacaaggcgagccttttatctttcaacttcatatttatcattcctttttcgcataaaaacccatttatgaccaactggcttTATACCAGCAGGTATTTGGACTACTCGTCCAAAGatctctcttttagcaagtgacttcaattttGATTCAATTGACTCTTgctattttggccaatcagatctttgccGACATTtttcgacagatcggggttcaagattctcattatcttgcataatgttaagtgcaacattatatgcaaaaatattatccaccactattttaaatcgatttaaattaatctcatcactagtagaacttattaaaagttcctcactcacttgagtctcgggttcattgatttcttcaggaatctcagaactaatcagatcttgggtctctttaggagatcccttcataatatcattttgatcatttgttgattttctttttctaggatttcgatccttagaacccaaaggcctaccacgcttcaggcgtgctttaggttcactagctctcatgctagtagatggtcctgctggggcatcaattcggataggcacattctctgtagggatatgtgacttagttatccttttcaaatcagtaaatgcgtttgacatttgatttgctatattctgtaaatagatgatcttctggacctcctgattatatataggggtacgtggatcaaagtgagataatgataaaatttttcacacaatttctcttttgatttccttttgctCTCCCCATAATTGTAGAAAATgtgtttcatcaaatcgacaatctgcaaatcgagcagtaaataaatctcccgtcaattgttcaagatagcgaataatagagggtgattaaaacccaacatatattcctaaccttctctgAGGGTCCATCTTACTGCGTTGTGGTGGTGTTATtggcacatatacaacacatccaaaaattcgtagatgggcaatatttggttcatgaccaaaaactaaattgtgacggagaatatttattataatgtgtcggtctgaaacggataagtgatgctgcatgcaagatagcatggccccaaatagtagtgggcaattttattttcataagtagtggtcttgctatcaactgtaggtatttaataaatgactctgcaaggccgttttgagtatgaacataagctacatgatgttcaacttttatcccaactgatagacagtaatcatcaaaagcttgagatgagaattctccagcattatcaaggcgaatagcctttataggataatctgggaattgtgccatTAATCGAATTATTTaggctaataactttgcaaacgccaggttgcgagatgatagtaggcacacatgagaccatcttgaagatgcgtctattaagaccataaaatatctgaATAACCGACTTGGTGGGTAAATaagtccacatatatccccatatatacgctctaaaaaggcaggggactcAATGCCAATCTTCATTGGCGATGGTCTAGTGAttattttgccttgataacaagcatcacaagaaaattcatcatttgtaagaatcttcaggttctttaatggatgcccactcgaattttcagtaattcgtctcatcattattgattcaggatggcccaaacggccatgccaaagcataaaaatatttgaatcagtaaacttccggtttacgatagagtgtgcttcaactgtactaatctttgaatagtataagtcagaagataaagttggtaacttttctacaatgcatttctggccagaaatattttttgtaatacaaagatattccacattCATTTCATCTATCTTTTAAATTATCCCACattatgactggatctttaacagtaagatatttcattttcaggctctcatcaaggtgatggcatggaaatatcattgctttggcacgatcttgttttgatgcctgatttttgtccttgatggtgtctgccagacccatcgcatcaagatgaatttcggcatcaagcacctaagacatgtagcttttgcccgatatatttAGGGCTACAAATTGAAGTTTAGAACAATTtaacattatttagaaaaagaaagtccGTACAtatgatactttcaaagtatttgctcgagatggcagagtctcgtgctgataacgtgttataaaataaagatcgcaaagtaaataaactgaagacaagtatagagagaaactgatatattattcaaacttcaaacttatgtacataatgaactgaaaactcctctatttatagaagaaaggaagtagctgcgaggcttttcaggaagcagctgcaaggcttttctttagctgcttgtaagctgtctgcatgagctgcttgcaacctacTTGTTTAATAAGAAACtgttgcaaatcatttcattgaacTGCTTGCAGCCTGCCTGCATCAGCTACTTGTAGATAaatttcaacagagtactaaatggatctatagcggagtaataaatgaacatatacaatataattattttcataacacctttcattattttatattttatatttttcaatgTCTTAATAACCTCAAAATATACCAGCACATTCACacactcaaaactcaaaaagcaCAAATGTTCTCTCCTTCTCCATCCCTCTCTTCTCGGATCTCTCAGTTTCCTCAATCCAATACTATGCAGGTACCTCTTTCCACTCCCCTCTTTATTCCCTGATATCCAAATCAAATCTTTTCCTCACTTACACTTTTAAAGTGTGTTTTTTCATATACCATTTTACATTTTGCTGATTGGTTCTTGCTTTTTAGCCCCCCTCCGGAATGGATTGTTAaaaagatttaaattttgatCTGGGATTTCGGATTCTTGCAGTAAATTAGATTTCTTGAATACCCTTTTGAGGAATTTGTATTAAAGTTTAAAAAAGATGATTCCTTTTTATTGATTTGGTAGGGATTTGTTTGAATTAATAATTCTTGTGAAAGAGGTGTAGGAAATAATTGTGAATTAGAGGAAGAACCCCATTTAGTGTTTTTCTTAAAAGCAAAGTGGTAGTTTTGGTGAAATAGATAAAGAGCTATGTTTAAGATAATAAAAAGAGGGAAGAAAAGCTCGAAAGGGGAGGCTGTGGAGCCTCCAATACCAACCTCATTGCCTAATGTGAATACTGACCACGCGTCGCGGATAGCAACATCGACTGTGACATCACAGCCTGTTACTTTGGCAAATGCTTCACCAGATCCTAGTGTGGTTGAAGTCTTGCCCTTATTGAAGGAGGTTGCACTTTCTGAACGCCATGTTTTGTTCATCCGGAAGCTCCAAATTTGCTGTGTGCAATTTGACTTCTCGGATACGGTGAAGTGTGCTAGACAAAAGGAGATCAAGAGGCAAACACTCGCTGAGCTTATTGATTTAGTTCAATCGGGCTTGTGTAAAATGAACGAAATAATGCAGGAAGAGTTAGTTAGGATGATATCCGCCAATCTTTTCCGGTGTCTGCCTCCTGCTTCACATGAGAATACTGGGTCAGAAGGTGTTGAGGAAGAGGACGAAATGTATCTTGATCCATCATGGCCTCATTTGCAACTAGTGTATGAGTTACTTTTAAGGTACGTGATGTCGTCCGAAATGGATACCAAGGTTGCCAAGCGATATCTTGACCACTCGTTTGTGCTGAAACTGCTTGACTTGTTTGATTCAGAGGATCCTAGAGAGCGGGAGTATTTGAAGACTATTCTTCACCGCATATATGGGAAATTCATGGTTCATCGCCCATTTATAAGGAACGCGATAAACAATGTATTCTACAGGTTTATATTTGAGACGGAGAGGCATAATGGCATCGGTGAATTGCTAGAGATTCTTGGAAGTGTAATAAATGGGTTTGCTCTGCCAATGAAAGAAGAGCATAAGTTGTTTCTTGTTCGGGCGCTTGTTCCTCTCCACAAGCCTAAATGTGTTTCTGCATATCA
The sequence above is drawn from the Nicotiana tabacum cultivar K326 chromosome 13, ASM71507v2, whole genome shotgun sequence genome and encodes:
- the LOC107791655 gene encoding serine/threonine protein phosphatase 2A 57 kDa regulatory subunit B' beta isoform — its product is MFKIIKRGKKSSKGEAVEPPIPTSLPNVNTDHASRIATSTVTSQPVTLANASPDPSVVEVLPLLKEVALSERHVLFIRKLQICCVQFDFSDTVKCARQKEIKRQTLAELIDLVQSGLCKMNEIMQEELVRMISANLFRCLPPASHENTGSEGVEEEDEMYLDPSWPHLQLVYELLLRYVMSSEMDTKVAKRYLDHSFVLKLLDLFDSEDPREREYLKTILHRIYGKFMVHRPFIRNAINNVFYRFIFETERHNGIGELLEILGSVINGFALPMKEEHKLFLVRALVPLHKPKCVSAYHHQLSYCIAQFVEKDYRLADIVIRGLLKYWPITNCGKEVLFLNELEEVLEGTQPAEFQRCLVPLFKQLGRSINSPHFQVAERALFLWNNEHIVDLIAQNRRAILPIIFEPLERNMFGHWNQAVHGLTSNVRRMFLEMDSELFEECEKQHNERAAGASRVVEQRELTWKKLEEAAELIR